One region of Bactrocera neohumeralis isolate Rockhampton chromosome 5, APGP_CSIRO_Bneo_wtdbg2-racon-allhic-juicebox.fasta_v2, whole genome shotgun sequence genomic DNA includes:
- the LOC126758682 gene encoding uncharacterized protein LOC126758682 — protein MRRTYSLELIAKNPITKRLSFRSLHDVRRFRASASTFSTRSLKVEQPVQCFNYKVKLKILAVHMAIKKLMNRIMFIEDLERNKLGKFIHVQCPEQILSWKYEDWLDTESHRLLWFKVIDRQMSPRQFTIWMKLKNYVAIRNCLYDLGDCYVNKNQFIMPMDVMASIAKFHNFEAEISKQVQLNEAKSDGVRLQLIAVAFIKRTMGSLTKKPEDLFLISNIENNYVLRFHKVREEQAEMRIQMTEKRLKKEIQKAKKRFYEEQFATTCTTDTYFNQIENLRQRIAKLTLHYDSEYSRLDGNINYLKTAIEKLQTNRSYLVEQIAWFKESLRLSDEGITPPKRASTSKPLKNLHFHKERKLTLLRPQRSHMSINSQTHRWSLRPRTRPRKEPSFLIGTENLE, from the exons ATGCGCAGAACTTATTCTTTAGAATTAATTGCGAAAAATCCGATCACAAAACGTCTTTCGTTCCGATCGCTGCATGATGTGCGCAGATTCAGAGCATCGGCCAGTACATTCAGCACAAGGAGTCTAAAGGTCGAACAACCCGTTCAATGTTTCAACTACAAAGTGAAGCTCAAAATACTGGCCGTGCACATGGCGATCAAGAAGCTAATGAACAGGATAATGTTCATAGAGGATTTGGAGCGTAACAAATTGGGCAAATTCATACATGTGCAATGTCCGGAACAGATCTTAAGTTGGAAGTACGAAGACTGGTTGGATACGGAGTCACACAGATTGCTGTGGTTCAAAGTCATCGACCGCCAGATGTCACCTAGGCAATTTACAATATGGATGAAGCTAAAGAACTATGTGGCTATACGGAATTGCCTCTACGATTTGGGTGattgttatgtgaacaaaaaccAGTTTATAATGCCAATGGATGTTATGGc GTCTATTGCGAAATTTCATAACTTTGAGgcagaaatttcaaaacaagTGCAACTGAATGAGGCAAAGTCTGACGGAGTGCGCCTCCAACTCATCGCGGTGGCTTTTATTAAAAGAACCATGGGCTCATTAACCAAAAAGCCGGAGGATCTCTTTT TAATTTCCAATATAGAGAACAATTATGTGCTGCGTTTCCACAAAGTGAGGGAGGAGCAGGCCGAAATGCGCATACAAATGACCGAGAAGCGGCTAAAGAAGGAAATCCAGAAAGCCAAGAAACGTTTTTATGAAGAACAGTTTGCAACAACCTGCACCACGGACACTTACTTCAATCAGATAGAG AATTTACGCCAACGCATAGCGAAGTTAACGCTACATTATGACAGCGAATACTCGCGGTTAGATGGaaacataaattatttgaaaacagCTATTGAGAAACTCCAAACAAATCGCTCGTACTTGGTGGAACAGATCGCATGGTTTAAAGAGAGCTTGCGCCTTTCCGATGAAGGCATAACTCCACCCAAACGAGCAAGTACGTCCAAACCCTTAAAAAACCTGCATTTCCACAAAGAACGGAAACTGACACTGCTGCGACCCCAGCGGAGTCACATGTCCATAAATTCACAAACACACAGATGGTCTCTGCGTCCTAGAACTAGGCCAAGAAAGGAGCCCTCATTTCTAATAGGTACAGAAAATctagagtga
- the LOC126758389 gene encoding uncharacterized protein LOC126758389 → MNNKNPDPKNFLICSKPIPEKRIEFKKEIKNEIAHDVNNDKIKVFAIYEVIMRLIQSIELSLFAADEKSPMHIAAQMPHNAFVWTKEAWQERVHYGLFWMKVIAKAANRGWVEERKLQVDLRQLNDFALSILLSYIEKEQQQEACKKLRSVEEYNELHESLSNELIANTKQWNKLKEDKRSFDKCTATIKTLEQQFLSLNMQAVLRQKVKERYIRRHNKVSEEQAELEADIRIKELMKKIDYYKERIENDAFITVYKSDVYHNTIEFLRVKIENIEKKFVTKEIETEDTRQILQTDIAKLKTKLAYRKAKLRLFRTAVQQFREGDITDFTELRNSVKSLALSDKSFLVMDTSPSMNLPHKIERSTMAIKAN, encoded by the exons atgaataataaaaatccagatccaaaaaattttctaatatgtTCAAAACCAATTCCGGAAAAGCGAATTGAATTTAAGAAAGAAATCAAAAACGAAATTGCTCACGATGTTAATAACGATAAGATCAAAGTATTTGCGATTTATGAGGTAATCATGCGACTGATACAAAGTATTGAATTGTCACTGTTCGCGGCGGATGAGAAGTCGCCGATGCACATTGCGGCCCAAATGCCACACAATGCCTTCGTGTGGACCAAGGAGGCCTGGCAGGAGCGTGTGCACTATGGGCTTTTTTGGATGAAAGTCATTGCAAAGGCTGCAAATAGAGGTTGGGTGGAGGAGCGGAAGTTGCAAGTGGACTTGAGGCAACTAAATGATTTTGCGCTTTCAATATTATTGTCGTACATCGAAAAGGAGCAGCAACAAGAGGCTTGCAAAAAGCTGCg atcggttgaAGAGTACAACGAATTGCACGAATCATTAAGCAATGAGTTGATTGCCAATACTAAGCAATGGAATAAACTTAAAGAAGATAAGAGATCTTTCGACAAATGCACTGCCACTATAAAGACACTTGAACAACAATTCTTGAGTCTAAATATGCAGGCTGTTT TAAGGCAAAAGGTCAAAGAAAGGTACATAAGACGCCACAATAAAGTGTCGGAGGAGCAAGCTGAACTTGAGGCTGATATTCGTATAAAAGAGCTCATGAAAAAAATTGACTATTACAAGGAGCGTATTGAGAATGATGCATTCATAACGGTCTACAAAAGCGATGTTTATCACAATACTATAGAG TTTTTGCGCGTCAAAATTGAGAATATTGAAAAGAAGTTTGTGACCAAAGAAATAGAAACAGAAGACACGCGGCAAATTCTACAGACCGACATTGCGAAATTGAAGACAAAGCTTGCATATCGCAAAGCAAAATTGCGTCTCTTCCGCACAGCAGTACAACAATTCAGGGAAGGTGATATCACCGATTTCACGGAGTTGAGAAACAGTGTCAAATCACTTGCGCTGTCGGATAAGTCGTTTCTAGTCATGGATACATCACCGAGCATGAATCTGCCTCATAAAATTGAAAGATCTACTATGGCAATAAAAGCcaattga